From the genome of Geobacter sp. SVR, one region includes:
- a CDS encoding ribbon-helix-helix protein, CopG family — MGRYKENPKYNVVSLRISLKEREKLEELSQATNRKISDLMREALRQFHPAEQGA, encoded by the coding sequence ATGGGCAGATACAAGGAAAATCCGAAATACAACGTGGTATCTCTGAGGATCAGTCTCAAAGAACGGGAAAAACTTGAAGAGCTGTCCCAGGCTACAAACAGGAAGATCTCCGACTTGATGAGAGAAGCCCTTCGGCAGTTTCACCCCGCAGAACAAGGGGCCTGA
- the sucC gene encoding ADP-forming succinate--CoA ligase subunit beta — MNIHEYQAKGILRSFGVPVPDGHVIYNSASAREWSKRLGEGPWVVKAQIHAGGRGKGGGVKLARTPNEVRDLAREMLGMTLVTHQTGPEGKLVKRVLVEEGCNIANELYVSLLVDRATSKVTVMASTEGGMDIEEVAAKTPEKIFMEAVDPLVGLTPFQCRKIAFSLGLDGKLINKAVKLLEGLYTTFIACDCSLLEINPLVVTAENNLLALDAKFGFDDNALFRHPKIADLRDYDEEDHNEIEASQYDLSYISLTGNIGCLVNGAGLAMATMDIIKHYGGDPANFLDVGGGATIERVTEAFKIILSDANVKGILVNIFGGIMKCDVIATGVVEAAKQVGIKVPLVVRLEGTNVALGKQMLAESGLNIVTADGMADAAQKIVAAVKGAN; from the coding sequence ATGAATATTCACGAGTATCAGGCGAAAGGGATATTGAGGAGTTTCGGCGTGCCCGTTCCCGACGGCCATGTCATCTACAACAGCGCCAGCGCGCGTGAATGGTCCAAGCGCCTGGGAGAAGGCCCCTGGGTGGTCAAGGCCCAGATCCATGCCGGCGGCCGCGGCAAAGGTGGCGGAGTCAAACTGGCCCGCACCCCCAACGAAGTGCGCGACCTGGCCCGCGAGATGCTCGGCATGACCCTGGTCACCCACCAGACCGGACCGGAAGGCAAACTGGTCAAACGGGTCCTGGTGGAAGAAGGCTGCAACATCGCCAACGAACTCTACGTCAGCCTGCTGGTGGACCGCGCCACCTCCAAAGTCACGGTCATGGCCTCCACCGAAGGGGGCATGGACATCGAGGAAGTGGCTGCCAAAACTCCCGAGAAAATCTTCATGGAAGCGGTTGACCCCCTGGTGGGCCTGACCCCCTTCCAGTGCCGCAAAATCGCCTTCAGCCTCGGCCTGGACGGCAAACTGATCAACAAAGCGGTCAAACTGCTGGAAGGGCTCTACACCACCTTCATCGCCTGCGACTGCTCGCTTTTAGAAATCAACCCCCTGGTGGTCACCGCCGAAAACAACCTCCTGGCCCTGGACGCCAAATTCGGCTTTGACGACAACGCCCTCTTCCGCCATCCCAAAATCGCCGACCTGCGCGACTACGACGAAGAAGACCACAACGAAATCGAAGCCTCCCAATACGACCTCTCCTACATCTCGCTTACCGGCAACATCGGCTGCCTGGTCAACGGCGCAGGCCTGGCCATGGCCACCATGGACATCATCAAACACTACGGCGGCGACCCGGCCAACTTTCTGGACGTCGGCGGCGGAGCCACCATCGAACGGGTCACCGAAGCCTTCAAAATCATCCTCTCGGACGCCAACGTCAAAGGCATCCTGGTCAACATCTTCGGCGGCATCATGAAATGCGACGTCATCGCCACCGGCGTCGTCGAAGCGGCCAAACAGGTCGGCATCAAAGTCCCGCTGGTGGTCCGCCTGGAAGGCACCAACGTCGCCCTGGGCAAACAGATGCTGGCCGAAAGCGGCCTCAACATAGTCACCGCCGACGGCATGGCCGACGCGGCTCAGAAAATCGTCGCAGCCGTGAAAGGAGCCAACTGA
- a CDS encoding sigma 54-interacting transcriptional regulator → MEPIVTHKERCRRCYSCVRTCPVKAIKVDRDFAQIIYDRCIGCGKCLSCPQNAKMIVDRMVMTQELLASGAPVVAVLGCSFPAFFHTMTPGQLVAGMKSLGFREVHEGAYGAGMIAASYREALNSARRPLISSHCPAVVDLIERHYPQLLPNLADIVSPMIAMGRFIKHVLGPDTKVVYASTCIAAKFEIQSGESAGAIDVVLTYQEINKLFKSRGINPATLGEASFDGLDPGAGRLFTLTGGSPKVFGLETDFLDTEIVCSEGESHTLDIIRDLAAGRIAPSFVDLRFCDGGCMDGPARDRKLNHFYKRKLIVNYSTNALPYQATEHYRSADALPDLRRSYADKSRKLASPGKDEIKRILHSTNKFTQGDELNCRACGYNSCREHAVAVFQGLADIEMCLPHNLQQTVEDRGRLMLHYELIRRELDRQMGEDPIVGDDSGIQEVLELIRQVGPTPTTVLIRGETGTGKELTARAIQRLSLRNDKPLVTVNCTTITDSLLESELFGHKKGAFTGAVGDKKGLFEAADGGTIFLDEIGDITPKLQAELLRLLDLGEVRPVGGTKARKVDVRLITATNKDLEQGVREGWFREDLYYRLNVFNITLPPLRDRVESIPTLAQHFLDKARKKLNKNIVGIEERAVKAMQHYAWPGNIREMQNIIERSSVLAKDGIIRLENLPTVFADTYERCGDSEVSRRRVSFKAERELHVSRTEKNIISRYLEESGGNVAKAARMANIPRRSFYRLLNKYGIEVLRERDKLHE, encoded by the coding sequence ATGGAGCCGATTGTCACCCATAAGGAACGCTGCCGCCGCTGTTACTCCTGCGTGCGCACCTGTCCGGTAAAGGCCATCAAGGTCGACCGGGACTTTGCGCAGATCATCTACGACCGCTGCATCGGCTGCGGCAAGTGTCTGAGTTGCCCGCAGAATGCCAAGATGATTGTCGACAGGATGGTCATGACCCAGGAGCTGCTGGCTTCCGGCGCCCCGGTGGTCGCGGTGCTTGGCTGCTCGTTTCCGGCATTCTTTCATACCATGACACCAGGACAGCTTGTGGCAGGCATGAAAAGCCTCGGTTTCCGTGAGGTGCACGAGGGGGCCTACGGGGCCGGCATGATCGCTGCCAGCTACCGCGAAGCGCTGAACAGTGCTCGTCGCCCGTTGATCTCGTCCCACTGTCCGGCGGTGGTGGACCTGATCGAGCGCCACTATCCGCAGCTTTTGCCGAACCTGGCCGACATCGTATCCCCGATGATCGCCATGGGGCGCTTCATCAAGCATGTGCTTGGTCCCGATACCAAGGTGGTGTATGCCAGCACCTGTATTGCGGCCAAGTTCGAGATCCAGTCGGGAGAATCTGCCGGAGCCATCGACGTGGTGTTGACCTATCAGGAGATCAACAAGCTCTTCAAAAGCCGCGGCATCAATCCGGCCACCCTGGGCGAGGCGAGTTTCGACGGCCTGGACCCCGGCGCGGGGCGACTCTTCACCCTGACCGGCGGATCGCCAAAGGTTTTCGGGCTTGAAACCGATTTTCTGGATACGGAAATCGTCTGTTCCGAAGGGGAATCCCATACGCTCGACATCATTCGGGATCTGGCAGCGGGACGGATTGCGCCCTCCTTCGTGGATCTTCGCTTCTGCGATGGCGGCTGCATGGATGGCCCGGCCCGCGACAGGAAGCTCAACCATTTTTACAAACGCAAGCTGATCGTCAACTACAGCACCAATGCGCTCCCGTATCAGGCTACGGAACATTACCGTTCTGCAGATGCTTTGCCGGACCTGCGGCGCTCCTATGCCGACAAGTCGCGCAAGCTGGCCAGCCCCGGCAAGGACGAGATCAAGCGCATTTTGCATTCAACCAACAAGTTCACCCAGGGGGACGAGCTCAACTGCCGCGCCTGCGGCTACAACTCCTGCCGCGAGCATGCCGTGGCGGTTTTCCAGGGGTTGGCCGATATCGAAATGTGTCTGCCCCATAATCTTCAGCAGACCGTGGAGGACCGCGGCCGCCTGATGCTGCACTACGAATTGATCCGACGCGAGTTGGACCGGCAGATGGGGGAAGATCCGATCGTAGGGGACGATTCCGGGATTCAGGAGGTGTTGGAACTGATTCGCCAGGTCGGCCCGACGCCGACCACGGTCCTGATCCGAGGTGAGACCGGCACCGGCAAGGAGTTGACAGCACGCGCAATCCAGCGCTTGAGCCTGCGCAACGACAAACCGCTGGTCACCGTCAACTGCACGACCATCACCGATTCGCTGTTGGAAAGCGAGTTGTTCGGCCATAAGAAAGGCGCTTTTACTGGTGCCGTCGGCGATAAGAAAGGGCTTTTCGAGGCTGCCGACGGTGGTACGATTTTTCTGGATGAGATCGGTGACATCACCCCCAAGTTGCAGGCGGAACTGCTGCGCCTGCTGGATTTGGGGGAGGTGCGTCCGGTGGGTGGCACGAAGGCCAGGAAGGTGGACGTACGCCTGATCACGGCTACCAACAAGGACCTGGAGCAGGGGGTGCGCGAGGGATGGTTTCGTGAAGATCTCTACTATCGCCTGAACGTGTTCAACATCACCCTGCCGCCATTGCGCGACCGGGTGGAGTCGATACCGACCCTGGCCCAGCATTTTCTGGATAAGGCGCGCAAGAAGCTCAACAAGAATATCGTCGGTATCGAAGAGCGTGCGGTAAAGGCCATGCAGCATTATGCCTGGCCCGGCAACATCCGCGAGATGCAGAACATCATCGAGCGCTCGTCGGTGCTGGCCAAGGACGGGATAATCAGGCTCGAGAACCTTCCCACCGTTTTTGCCGATACCTATGAGCGGTGCGGAGACAGCGAGGTCAGTCGCCGGCGGGTTTCGTTCAAGGCTGAACGCGAGCTGCACGTCAGCCGCACCGAAAAAAACATCATTTCCCGTTATCTCGAGGAGAGCGGAGGTAATGTGGCCAAAGCCGCCCGCATGGCCAACATACCCCGCCGCTCATTTTACCGTCTGCTGAACAAGTACGGCATCGAAGTGCTGCGCGAGCGCGACAAGCTGCATGAATAA
- the rplU gene encoding 50S ribosomal protein L21, with protein sequence MYAVIKTGGKQYKVSEGEFLKVEKLDGEIGDSIEFAEVLMIGGEKTVVGAPHVAGATVTAKIALQGKDKKILVFKSKRRKGTRKLRGHRQHRTVLKIEKISA encoded by the coding sequence ATGTACGCGGTTATTAAAACGGGTGGCAAACAATACAAGGTCAGTGAAGGCGAGTTCCTTAAGGTCGAAAAGCTCGACGGCGAAATCGGCGACAGCATTGAGTTCGCAGAAGTCCTGATGATCGGCGGCGAAAAGACCGTTGTTGGTGCACCTCATGTGGCCGGCGCCACAGTCACGGCCAAAATTGCCCTGCAGGGCAAAGACAAGAAGATTCTGGTGTTCAAGTCCAAGCGTCGCAAAGGCACACGGAAACTGCGCGGACACCGTCAGCACCGAACCGTTCTCAAAATCGAAAAAATCAGCGCTTAA
- the rpmA gene encoding 50S ribosomal protein L27 has product MAHKKAGGSSRNGRDSKGQRLGCKKFGGETVKAGNIIYRQRGTQVHPGNNVGCGKDYTLFALIEGIVKFERLGRDRKKVSVYPN; this is encoded by the coding sequence ATGGCACATAAGAAAGCGGGCGGCAGCTCACGAAACGGCAGGGATTCCAAAGGCCAGCGCCTTGGATGCAAGAAATTCGGCGGCGAAACCGTCAAAGCCGGCAACATCATCTATCGCCAGCGCGGCACTCAGGTGCACCCCGGCAACAACGTCGGTTGCGGCAAGGACTACACCCTGTTCGCACTGATCGAGGGGATCGTCAAGTTTGAACGCTTGGGTCGGGATCGCAAGAAGGTATCGGTCTACCCCAACTAA
- a CDS encoding methyl-accepting chemotaxis protein — protein MFKSKLTRKILAIIALTLFTGFACMGVTTIYLQYRSTMELQRQHARTLAGAVTHDMLNLMMKGDMKEFDSYIDNLNKNTDGVAIQVFDTSGKERRGRAVNNEMLAALNSGMKEESTGVVNDRHVLNLIVPLNNEERCRSCHSADKKYLGGVILTTSTEAGFKSAVRLISGMSAVGVFTFFAILLALYFFFQRTIIRQISALYQQLSDLAGSEGDLTRTLNVRSDDEIGQLGTEVNRLTSKIRGIISTLYQQAGLIGANVCELSDDTNRTLQMSQDQKDKATAVAVASEEMSMTISDVAANTHRAATLSSDVDSAAESGREVVAETCQCMQQISTSVAETLLTIRELEASSTRIGEMVVLIEDIADQTNLLALNASIEAARAGDAGKGFAVVASEVKNLAEKTTISTREIERVVASIQQASRRAADMITAENTLVLTGLSKSEEGRQRLDNIRSHAVESRMMIEQIATASEEQSVTTHDISEKIHSVSMSANQTYQLMQATAATFEKFSEVVERIYGTVGKFTVGNYHDTIKGYARELDDQVQNAIAEALANRTLTMEALFDRNYLPVPNTDPQKYTTKFDSFFDRAISPFQESIIARDNNLLFAICVDNNGYAPCHNLRYSKPLTGNPEQDRNNNRTKRIFNDRTGLRCARNTEGFLLQTYRRDTGEILNDISLPIIINNRHWGAVRIGYMVPGNK, from the coding sequence ATGTTTAAATCGAAGCTCACCCGCAAGATACTGGCCATCATCGCCCTCACCCTCTTCACCGGATTCGCCTGCATGGGGGTCACCACCATATACCTGCAGTACCGCTCCACCATGGAGCTGCAGCGACAACACGCACGTACCCTGGCCGGCGCCGTCACTCACGATATGCTCAACCTGATGATGAAGGGGGATATGAAGGAATTCGACTCCTACATCGACAACCTCAACAAGAATACCGACGGGGTTGCCATTCAGGTTTTCGATACATCAGGAAAAGAACGGCGGGGTAGAGCCGTCAACAACGAGATGCTCGCCGCCCTGAACTCGGGCATGAAAGAGGAATCCACCGGCGTGGTCAACGACAGGCACGTGCTCAACCTGATTGTGCCTTTGAACAACGAAGAGCGGTGCCGTTCCTGCCATAGTGCCGATAAGAAGTATCTGGGGGGGGTCATCCTGACCACCTCGACCGAGGCGGGCTTTAAAAGTGCAGTCCGCCTCATATCCGGCATGTCCGCCGTGGGCGTTTTTACCTTCTTCGCAATACTGCTCGCGCTCTACTTCTTTTTTCAACGCACCATCATCCGCCAGATTTCCGCGCTTTACCAGCAGCTGAGCGATCTTGCCGGAAGCGAGGGGGACCTGACCCGAACCTTGAATGTCCGCTCGGACGACGAGATCGGCCAGCTTGGCACTGAAGTGAATCGGCTCACGTCCAAGATCCGCGGGATCATATCCACCCTCTACCAGCAGGCCGGCCTGATCGGGGCCAACGTGTGCGAACTGTCGGACGATACCAATCGCACCCTCCAAATGTCCCAGGACCAGAAGGACAAAGCCACCGCCGTGGCCGTGGCCTCGGAAGAGATGTCCATGACGATCAGCGATGTGGCGGCCAACACGCATCGTGCCGCAACGCTCTCGTCGGACGTAGATTCTGCCGCTGAATCCGGCAGGGAGGTGGTAGCAGAAACCTGCCAGTGCATGCAGCAGATCAGCACCAGCGTGGCTGAAACGCTGCTGACCATTCGGGAGCTCGAAGCATCCTCCACCAGGATTGGCGAGATGGTGGTCCTGATCGAAGATATCGCCGATCAGACCAACCTGCTGGCGCTGAACGCTTCGATCGAGGCTGCCCGCGCCGGCGACGCCGGTAAGGGTTTTGCCGTGGTTGCCAGTGAAGTCAAAAACCTGGCTGAAAAAACAACCATATCGACCCGAGAAATCGAACGGGTGGTTGCCAGCATACAGCAGGCCAGCCGCAGGGCAGCCGATATGATCACCGCAGAAAATACGCTCGTCCTCACGGGCCTGTCCAAATCGGAAGAAGGACGCCAGCGCCTGGACAATATCAGAAGCCATGCGGTTGAATCGAGGATGATGATCGAACAGATTGCCACCGCTTCCGAAGAGCAGAGTGTCACCACTCACGATATCTCGGAGAAGATTCATTCCGTGTCGATGTCGGCTAACCAGACCTACCAGCTGATGCAGGCCACTGCGGCCACCTTCGAGAAATTTTCCGAGGTGGTCGAACGGATCTACGGTACGGTGGGCAAATTCACTGTTGGCAACTATCATGATACGATCAAGGGGTATGCCCGGGAACTCGACGACCAAGTTCAGAATGCCATTGCCGAAGCTCTCGCCAACCGGACCCTGACCATGGAAGCCCTGTTCGACCGTAACTATCTCCCGGTTCCCAATACCGATCCACAGAAATACACCACCAAATTCGACAGTTTCTTCGATCGGGCCATCTCCCCTTTTCAAGAGAGCATCATCGCCCGCGACAACAACCTGCTCTTCGCGATCTGCGTCGACAACAACGGGTACGCCCCCTGCCACAACCTGCGCTACTCCAAACCGCTCACCGGCAACCCTGAACAGGACAGGAACAACAATCGCACGAAGCGCATTTTCAACGACAGGACCGGTCTCCGCTGCGCCCGCAACACGGAAGGTTTCCTGCTTCAGACCTATCGCCGCGACACCGGCGAGATCCTGAACGACATCTCCCTGCCGATCATCATCAACAACCGACACTGGGGAGCTGTTCGCATCGGTTATATGGTGCCGGGCAACAAATAG
- a CDS encoding SulP family inorganic anion transporter — protein sequence MSRWTPKSVQAIKGYTRASLAADFTAGITVGLVALPLAMAFGISSGVTPQAGIYTAVVAGFLISALGGSRTQIGGPTGAFVVVIAAIIARHGLSGLLMVTMMSGVILLFLGFTGLGNAVKFIPRPVVIGFTNGIAVLIASTQIKDFLGLRTADRVPSEFIERMRFIGDHITSVNAVTVILAVASLAIILLMPRITRRIPGSIAALIGATVCVALFDIPVETIGSKFGGIPTGLPQIQLPQLRIDLILPLLPSAVTVALLAAIESLLSAVVADSMSGDRHNSNVELVAQGVANLTVPLFGGIPVTGAIARTATNIRSGARTPLAGMIHALTLLCILLFAAPLAKYIPLGTLAAVLFVVAYNMGEWREIPFILRLDRKDIAVWLITFVLTVVADLTIAVEIGMMLAALLYIYQVSRTTVVAPLTAEAIGAAKSHIVQDRVIPNYVSMFHVQGPLLFGAAEKLKELAYHLDGLQPIVILRLRYMTAIDATGLYAIEQFHEKLHASGRVLLLCGVRGQPKRLIYTSNLPRLIGARNILPHIGSALHRAQDIHDNFGGIGEETAIVLAEAPV from the coding sequence ATGTCCCGTTGGACTCCCAAATCGGTTCAAGCAATCAAAGGCTACACCCGTGCCAGTCTGGCAGCGGATTTCACCGCCGGCATAACGGTTGGCCTGGTGGCGTTGCCGCTCGCCATGGCCTTCGGTATCTCCTCCGGCGTCACCCCCCAGGCCGGCATCTACACGGCAGTGGTCGCCGGTTTCCTGATCTCGGCGCTGGGGGGCTCCCGCACCCAGATAGGGGGTCCCACCGGAGCCTTTGTTGTCGTAATCGCCGCCATCATCGCCAGGCACGGCCTTTCCGGATTGCTGATGGTGACCATGATGTCGGGAGTAATCTTGCTGTTTCTGGGATTTACCGGTCTCGGCAACGCCGTCAAGTTCATTCCACGTCCGGTGGTCATCGGTTTTACCAACGGCATTGCGGTGTTGATCGCCTCGACCCAGATCAAGGATTTTCTCGGCCTTCGGACCGCGGACAGGGTTCCCAGCGAATTCATCGAGCGGATGCGGTTCATCGGCGACCACATCACCTCCGTGAATGCCGTTACGGTTATCCTGGCCGTGGCCTCACTGGCCATTATTCTGTTGATGCCGCGCATTACCCGCCGCATCCCCGGCTCAATCGCGGCTTTGATCGGCGCCACCGTCTGTGTCGCGTTATTCGATATTCCGGTCGAAACGATCGGCAGCAAATTCGGCGGAATCCCCACCGGACTGCCCCAGATCCAGCTGCCTCAGTTACGCATCGACCTGATTCTGCCCCTTTTACCCTCGGCCGTAACCGTCGCCTTGCTGGCGGCCATAGAGAGCCTGCTTTCGGCAGTTGTGGCGGATTCCATGAGCGGCGATCGGCACAACTCCAATGTGGAACTGGTGGCACAGGGAGTGGCCAACCTGACCGTGCCGCTGTTCGGCGGCATACCGGTGACCGGCGCCATTGCCCGGACCGCCACCAACATCCGCTCCGGTGCCCGCACGCCCCTGGCCGGCATGATCCACGCCCTGACCCTGCTCTGCATACTGCTGTTCGCCGCGCCGCTGGCCAAATACATTCCGCTGGGCACACTGGCGGCGGTGCTGTTCGTCGTTGCCTACAACATGGGGGAATGGCGCGAAATTCCGTTCATCCTGCGGCTTGACCGCAAGGACATTGCGGTCTGGCTCATCACCTTCGTCCTTACCGTAGTGGCCGATCTGACCATTGCCGTAGAGATCGGCATGATGCTGGCCGCTCTGCTCTACATCTACCAGGTATCGCGCACCACGGTGGTTGCGCCGCTCACGGCCGAGGCCATCGGCGCAGCCAAAAGCCATATCGTCCAGGACCGCGTAATTCCCAACTACGTGAGCATGTTCCACGTCCAGGGGCCATTGTTGTTCGGAGCCGCAGAAAAGCTCAAGGAACTGGCCTACCACCTCGACGGTCTCCAGCCGATCGTGATTTTGCGTCTGCGATACATGACCGCCATCGACGCCACCGGGCTGTATGCCATCGAGCAGTTTCACGAGAAGCTGCACGCCTCGGGTCGGGTCCTGCTCCTATGCGGGGTGCGTGGACAACCCAAGAGACTGATTTACACCTCGAATCTGCCGCGCCTCATCGGGGCGCGCAACATATTGCCTCATATCGGCTCGGCCCTGCATCGTGCCCAGGATATTCACGATAATTTCGGCGGGATCGGCGAAGAAACCGCCATCGTTCTCGCAGAGGCGCCGGTCTGA
- a CDS encoding thermonuclease family protein has product MRVVAVALGLILLLAGDACAGRIIVGMVRAVYDGDTVLLATREQSRLKVRLYGIDAPETAKPDQPAQPFGAVAKRTLMYKIMGRQVSAEIVDTDQYNRAVAVIRYAGRDINREMVAEGMAWAYRQFLQGPYASEYLSSEESARARHKGLWRDPNPLPPWEFRQALKGGRRHGARH; this is encoded by the coding sequence ATGAGAGTGGTTGCGGTTGCCTTGGGTTTGATCCTGCTGCTGGCCGGCGATGCCTGTGCGGGCAGGATCATCGTGGGGATGGTGCGGGCAGTGTACGACGGCGATACCGTCTTGCTGGCCACCCGTGAGCAGAGTCGTTTGAAGGTGCGGTTGTACGGCATCGATGCACCGGAAACCGCCAAGCCCGATCAGCCGGCACAGCCATTCGGAGCGGTCGCCAAGCGCACTCTGATGTACAAGATAATGGGGCGTCAGGTCTCTGCGGAGATTGTGGATACCGATCAGTACAACCGCGCAGTGGCGGTCATTCGCTATGCGGGCAGGGACATCAACCGCGAGATGGTTGCGGAGGGGATGGCCTGGGCCTACCGGCAGTTCCTGCAAGGACCGTATGCTTCGGAATATCTCAGCTCCGAGGAGAGCGCCCGGGCGCGGCACAAGGGGCTGTGGCGGGATCCGAACCCCCTGCCTCCCTGGGAATTCAGGCAGGCCCTGAAGGGGGGCAGGCGGCATGGCGCCAGGCATTGA